A genome region from Hevea brasiliensis isolate MT/VB/25A 57/8 chromosome 9, ASM3005281v1, whole genome shotgun sequence includes the following:
- the LOC110632123 gene encoding uncharacterized protein LOC110632123 isoform X2, with translation MCSHMIPEAPKNAVLLQSTKVEAIKWTGSGDGILAGGIDVILWRRRNRSWEIAWKFKRDEPQNLVSATWSIEGPSATAAYPSKLHIKGPSSASKCVLVCYGDSISEYEKFELRHPQPVFMLQWRPLTARPSQRDAKYFPRNMLLTCCLDGTARLWTEVDNGKVRKFGKENNDRKTSRKFFCVAAVIEINQVLNGNLGTDIFLNWAIESGGIYRTGEDTNQIFSTERYGHDRVGRCEWFIGFGPGTVITFWAIHCLDDVSPMRFPRVTLWKRQELQDLEGGHLHGADFSKFNDSLLLNKVIILRNCLSGPPEICSLVHLLPCNSLVWSLLHTQRFGDIENTLFNNSRVYKYLSYSARGVLNGGHTGKILEVAMHPYIYELELAASLDSNGLVLFWSVSTISNCNLDFSTFIPTWKLCGKFVTNDSCSKYTSLKWAPSVLDEDCVLLMGHVGGIDCFLVRISQIEGEEDIVCHFICTIPLTGHGPYEDGVLNIFAIPLPSTCDKTFEYNKFMLLGVWMKSFQALSWEVTLHSYDLPATSCECNFDDQNSPMFTWKFENTFANKRYCLGVNPCSSQFPEPYSHDQITSFSVVGPGNLIPMHEKLGFDRGSCCCVPAYIMATGFSDGSLKLWRSNSSKLRTPHSQILWELVGKFVAHQGPVNAICLTDCGQKIATISVASKIDGTSILHIWDSINLIGAGCFVLEDILSIDGDVVALNWLALGNGRLFLGVCTQNNLQVYAQKCSGGQTLVKLGKSLNLHNWTCIAVTHTFPAIHDLLWGPQAAAVIVHDNYFSIFSQWLFLVDDEQLAKRHSNFIRVDGEVGKDKGILSSIFTDLDISIGDLTKSSLPIKINDKIDCQSSSLFVPKAQLKHGSCHMLGFWSLVEIAEKLRRTLPVYHPEALLMNLYSGNWKRAYVSLRHLVEFLTSGHASEKKCSSGKKCHIAPQIPLSNYFEKLTLKDSMDEEFQWSADARLPTSSSQFFVHDTMSSDSNHLFTSSTTSELCGFVEPLEKMYELAALTNIEKLQILAIIDLLTEIQHSSSAYDNLDEPGRRFWVALRFQQLQFCRGFGRSSSVEELVVDTRLMSWAFHSECQETLISSFLPNEPTWKEMQTLGVGFWFTNVAQLRTRVEKLARKQYLRNRDPKDCALLYIALNRLQVLAGLFKISKDEKDKLLVGFLSRNFQEEKNKAAALKNAYVLMGRHQLELAIAFFLLGGDNYSAITVCAKNLGDEQLALIICRLVEGHGGPLQHHLITKFILPAATERGDYWLASLLEWELGNCLQSFLCMVGFQTSSVIDKYAISSNHTAFMDPHIGLHCLKLATKSCMRNAIGEQNAATLSRWATFMAATAFNRSGLPLEALECLSSSSSISGGTDQGSILDVDHTLILRGILKPSASDSLNWLSDSVALHLESCAKLDLALQYFSKLMVEHPSWPDSILGSVQLSTCFRDCEVHQYEELQKNFRDKLYTGLTKFEQKFSVASSHLIKMILVWLCNNGLLFIGYDILLGYASLDHSDESHSVGKLVLYRVLHKPLLKSIEDISLLLSRFIVSCNITCLQPKSFYIDNDVSGEVRSTWSDTQAHYFQGIMRMLWSLRSAMRIICGFLSEDVTARTLVILDLYEFYVHFASAWLQRNLKGLLLMVQPLLITCTNGHIPYEVDMENLKNILYHIAELLASDLSVDDAGSGHGTTKNHPCNLNRETMRSFSEDEKWHIIGACLWQHMSRLMKHKLHLLSINVEDSCFSGASHSKVTSWASSSMNFRSDNSIAEQIVSLSLILSKVLKTTLIHLSSYHIKVFGSFLLLKVENRLPMPTLAWIRESNPSQAEVLYQDASADIMNSKDELSTFDILWDTCADPNLIIEGFAQENINWLQFVNHGSSEDWSGLYKSIREDYETKEVLDQEVRLGNNPSSDEVESSAKGLFKNGRAFLTSWQKDSTIAREVPHFQTAKEIYKRDGELLEALCINSVCERQAAISSNRKGIIFFSWEDGIPFGDQSEYIWSDADWPPNGWAGAESTPVPTCVSPGVGLGSKKGAHLGLGGATLGMGSLARPRRDLTGGGAFGIPGYAGIGASGLGWEVQEDFEEFVDPPATLENISTRAFCSHPSRPFFLVGSSNTHIYLWEFGKDKATATYGVLPAANVPPPYALASISALQFDHCGHRFATAALDGTVCTWQLEVGGRSNIRPTESSLCFNGHASDVAYVTSSGSVVAAAGYSSNGVNVVVWDTLAPPTTSRASIVRHEGGARSISVFDHDIGSGSISPLIVTGGRGGDVGLHDFRYIATGRTKRHRHFDNGDGRSNMPSNMDLQAGVGKKVGDQNQNGMLWYIPKAHLGSVTKISTIPHTSLFLTGSKDGDVKLWDAKAAKLVYHWPKLHERRTFLQPSSRGFGGVVRAAVTDIQVVSHGFLTCGGDGLVKLVQLKDNLFEK, from the exons ATGTGTTCTCACATGATTCCGGAAGCTCCAAAG AATGCAGTGCTTTTACAGTCTACAAAGGTGGAAGCAATCAAATGGACTGGCTCTGGGGACGGGATACTTGCTGGTGGAATCGATGTGATTTTGTGGAGAAGGAGAAACAGGTCATGGGAAATAGCTTGGAAGTTTAAGAGAGATGAGCCTCAAAATCTGGTTTCTGCAACCTGGTCAATTGAGGGACCATCAGCAACTGCTGCCTATCCAAGTAAATTGCATATTAAAGGACCTAGCAGTGCAAGCAAATGTGTGCTAGTATGTTATGGGGACAGCATATCTGAATATGAAAAATTTGAGCTTCGTCATCCTCAGCCTGTCTTTATGCTTCAGTGGAGGCCACTAACAGCAAGACCATCACAAAGAGAtgcaaaatattttccaaggaacATGTTATTAACTTGCTGCCTAGATGGAACGGCAAGGCTATGGACTGAGGTAGACAATGGAAAGGTTAGAAAGTTTGGCAAGGAAAATAATGATCGCAAAACATCTAGGAAATTCTTTTGTGTTGCTGCTGTAATTGAGATTAACCAGGTGTTGAATGGAAATTTGGGCACGGATATATTTTTGAACTGGGCAATAGAAAGCGGGGGTATATATAGAACTGGAGAAGACACTAATCAGATCTTCTCCACTGAAAGGTATGGACATGACAGGGTTGGCAGATGTGAGTGGTTCATTGGGTTTGGTCCAGGAACTGTAATTACTTTTTGGGCCATTCATTGTCTTGATGATGTCTCGCCCATGAGGTTTCCTCGTGTTACACTGTGGAAGAGACAAGAACTGCAGGACCTTGAAGGGGGACATCTTCATGGAGctgatttttcaaaatttaacgaTTCTTTACTTCTTAATAAGGTCATTATCTTGAGGAACTGCTTGTCTGGTCCACCTGAAATATGCTCTTTGGTTCATTTATTACCTTGTAATTCCTTGGTTTGGTCTCTGTTACATACCCAAAGATTTGGTGATATTGAGAACACATTATTTAACAATTCAAGGGTATATAAGTACTTATCATACTCAGCTCGTGGTGTTCTAAATGGGGGACATACTGGAAAAATCTTAGAAGTTGCTATGCATCCTTATATTTATGAACTTGAATTGGCTGCTTCTTTGGACTCTAATGGGTTGGTTCTATTTTGGTCTGTTTCAACCATTTCGAACTGCAATTTGGACTTTTCTACATTTATTCCGACATGGAAACTTTGTGGAAAATTTGTAACTAATGATTCATGTTCCAAGTATACAAGCTTGAAGTGGGCACCTTCTGTGTTGGATGAAGACTGTGTACTTCTTATGGGCCATGTTGGAGGAATAGATTGCTTTCTAGTTAGGATTTCTCAAATTGAAGGAGAAGAAGACATAGTATGTCACTTTATATGCACCATACCTCTAACAGGTCATGGTCCTTATGAGGATGGTGTCCTCAACATCTTTGCAATACCCCTTCCTTCTACCTGTGACAAGACATTTGAGTACAATAAATTTATGCTTTTGGGGGTATGGATGAAAAGCTTTCAAGCTCTATCATGGGAAGTCACTTTACATTCCTATGACTTACCAGCGACTTCCTGTGAATGTAATTTTGATGATCAAAACAGCCCTATGTTCACATGGAAATTTGAAAATACTTTTGCCAATAAAAGATACTGTCTTGGTGTTAACCCTTGCTCCTCTCAGTTTCCAGAGCCTTACTCTCATGACCAGATTACTAGTTTTTCTGTTGTAGGTCCAGGTAATTTGATTCCTATGCATGAAAAACTAGGATTTGACAGAGGTAGTTGCTGCTGTGTTCCTGCCTATATTATGGCTACTGGCTTCTCTGATGGTAGCTTGAAACTGTGGAGAAGTAACTCTTCTAAATTGCGAACTCCTCACTCTCAGATACTATGGGAACTTGTTGGTAAATTTGTTGCACATCAAGGCCCTGTTAATGCTATATGTTTGACTGACTGTGGTCAGAAGATTGCAACTATCTCTGTGGCGAGTAAAATAGATGGCACTAGCATTCTTCATATTTGGGACAGCATAAACCTTATAGGAGCTGGATGTTTTGTGTTAGAGGATATATTATCCATTGATGGAGATGTTGTGGCTTTAAATTGGTTAGCTTTAGGTAATGGTCGGTTATTTCTTGGGGTTTGCACACAGAATAATTTGCAGGTATATGCTCAGAAGTGTTCTGGTGGTCAGACATTGGTGAAGCTTGGAAAATCTTTGAACCTGCACAATTGGACTTGTATTGCAGTTACTCATACTTTCCCTGCTATTCATGACTTGCTTTGGGGCCCGCAGGCTGCAGCTGTTATTGTTCATGATAACTACTTTAGTATTTTTAGTCAGTGGTTGTTCCTTGTAGATGATGAACAACTGGCCAAACGCCATTCAAATTTTATTAGGGTGGATGGTGAAGTTGGAAAAGATAAAGGCATTCTTTCATCTATATTCACTGATTTGGATATCAGTATTGGTGATCTCACGAAATCATCACTTCCCATAAAGATTAATGATAAAATTGATTGCCAATCAAGCAGTTTGTTTGTACCTAAGGCTCAGCTAAAACATGGTTCATGTCACATGCTTGGTTTTTGGAGCCTGGTAGAAATAGCAGAGAAGTTAAGGAGAACTTTACCTGTTTATCATCCTGAGGCTCTCCTTATGAATTTATATTCAG GCAATTGGAAACGTGCATATGTATCTTTGAGGCATCTTGTTGAATTTCTTACTTCTGGTCATGCTTCTGAGAAAAAGTGTAGTTCTGGAAAGAAATGCCATATTGCTCCACAGATTCCTTTGTCGAACTATTTTGAAAAACTTACGTTGAAAGATTCAATGGATGAGGAATTTCAATGGAGTGCTGATGCAAGATTACCTACTTCATCTTCACAGTTTTTTGTGCATGACACCATGTCCAGTGACTCCAATCATTTATTTACTTCATCTACAACATCTGAGCTTTGTGGTTTTGTGGAGCCTCTTGAGAAGATGTATGAGTTAGCAGCTTTAACTAATATTGAGAAGTTGCAAATTCTTGCTATTATAGATCTTCTTACTGAAATTCAGCACTCTTCTTCTGCCTATGACAATCTTGATGAACCTGGCCGAAG GTTTTGGGTTGCTTTAAGGTTTCAACAGTTACAGTTTTGTCGAGGCTTTGGTAGGTCATCATCAGTGGAAGAATTGGTAGTTGACACTAGGCTAATGAGTTGGGCCTTCCACTCTGAGTGTCAGGAAACTTTGATTAGTTCTTTTCTTCCAAATGAACCAACATGGAAAGAAATGCAGACTCTTGGAGTTGGATTTTGGTTTACCAATGTTGCACAACTACGCACAAGG GTGGAGAAATTAGCAAGAAAGCAGTATCTAAGAAACAGAGATCCTAAAGATTGTGCCCTCTTATACATTGCATTGAATAGACTTCAAGTCTTGGCTGGTCTTTTTAAAATCAGTAAAGATGAAAAGGACAAACTCTTGGTGGGATTTCTTTCTCGCAATTTTCAG GAGGAGAAAAATAAAGCAGCTGCTTTAAAAAATGCTTATGTCTTAATGGGAAGACATCAACTGGAGCTAGCTATTGCTTTCTTTCTACTTGGAGGTGATAATTATTCTGCAATCACTGTCTGTGCAAAGAATCTTGGGGATGAACAACTTGCATTAATAATTTGCCGGCTTGTTGAGGGTCATGGTGGGCCATTACAACATCACTTGATCACAAAGTTTATACTTCCAGCTGCAACTGAGAGAGGCGATTACTGGCTTGCAAGCCTGCTTGAG TGGGAGCTGGGCAATTGCTTGCAGTCTTTTCTATGCATGGTTGGTTTCCAAACTAGTTCTGTGATTGACAAATATGCTATTTCATCCAATCACACTGCTTTTATGGACCCCCATATTGGTCTACATTGCCTCAAATTAGCAACCAAAAGTTGCATGAGAAATGCCATAGGGGAGCAAAATGCTGCAACTCTCAGTAGGTGGGCAACTTTTATGGCGGCAACTGCCTTCAACAGAAGTGGGCTTCCT CTTGAAGCTTTAGAGTGCCTCTCATCTTCCTCCAGCATTTCTGGGGGTACGGATCAAGGGAGTATATTAGATGTTGATCATACTCTAATTCTACGCGGAATTTTAAAGCCATCTGCTAGTGATTCCCTTAATTGGTTGTCAGACAGTGTAGCTTTGCATCTGGAGTCCTGTGCTAAATTAGATTTGGCTCTTCAGTATTTCTCAAAGTTGATGGTGGAGCATCCTAGTTGGCCTGACTCTATCTTAGGATCTGTTCAACTGTCTACATGCTTCAGGGATTGTGAGGTTCATCAATACGAAGAATTACAAAAAAATTTTCGAGACAAGTTGTATACAGGACTTACAAAGTTTGAGCAGAAGTTTTCAGTGGCTTCTTCTCACCTAATCAAAATG ATTTTGGTCTGGTTGTGCAATAATGGATTACTGTTTATTGGATATGATATATTACTTGGCTATGCTTCTCTAGATCACTCAGATGAGAGCCATTCTGTTGGCAAATTAGTCCTGTATCGTGTTCTACATAAGCCACTTTTGAAATCTATAGAAGATATTTCCCTTTTACTTTCACGGTTTATTGTCTCCTGTAATATAACTTGCCTACAACCAAAATCATTTTATATTGACAATGATGTGTCTGGTGAAGTTAGATCCACATGGTCCGATACTCAGGCACATTACTTTCAAGGTATCATGCGAATGTTGTGGAGTTTAAGAAGTGCTATGAGGATAATTTGTGGCTTCTTATCTGAGGATGTGACTGCAAGGACCCTTGTTATCCTTGATTTATATGAATTCTATGTACATTTTGCATCTGCTTGGCTTCAGCGAAATTTGAAAGGTCTTTTGTTGATGGTGCAACCGCTCTTGATTACATGCACCAATGGGCATATCCCATATGAAGTAGATATGGAAAATCTCAAGAACATCCTTTACCATATAGCAGAGTTGTTGGCTAGCGATTTGTCTGTGGATGATGCAGGATCAGGGCATGGGACTACAAAAAATCACCCATGTAATTTAAATAGAGAAACAATGCGCTCATTTTCAGAAGATGAGAAATGGCATATTATAGGGGCTTGTTTGTGGCAGCACATGTCCAGATTAATGAAACATAAGCTGCATTTGCTATCCATTAATGTTGAAGATAGTTGCTTCTCTGGAGCATCCCATAGCAAAGTTACTTCCTGGGCATCTAGTTCAATGAATTTTCGATCTGATAACAGCATAGCAGAACAAATTGTATCACTCTCATTGATATTATCTAAGGTACTGAAGACCACACTCATACATCTTTCATCTTATCATATAAAAGTATTCGGCTCATTCCTGCTACTGAAAGTAGAGAATAGATTGCCCATGCCAACTCTTGCATGGATACGAGAATCTAATCCGTCTCAAGCCGAAGTCCTCTATCAGGATGCAAGTGCAGACATAATGAACAGCAAAGATGAATTATCAACTTTTGACATATTATGGGACACCTGTGCTGACCCTAACCTAATAATAGAAGGTTTTGCACAAGAAAATATAAACTGGTTACAATTTGTCAATCATGGATCCTCTGAAGACTGGAGTGGTTTATATAAGAGCATCAGAGAGGACTACGAAACCAAGGAAGTTCTAGATCAGGAAGTGAGGTTAGGAAATAATCCTTCCAGTGATGAAGTTGAATCATCTGCTAAGGGTTTATTTAAGAATGGCCGAGCTTTTCTAACTTCATGGCAGAAGGACTCAACTATTGCCAGGGAGGTGCCACATTTCCAAACTGCTAAAGAAATCTATAAGAGAGACGGAGAGCTGTTGGAG GCACTCTGTATTAACTCTGTCTGCGAAAGGCAAGCTGCAATTTCTAGCAACAGAAAG GGCATAATTTTCTTTAGTTGGGAAGATGGGATTCCTTTTGGAGATCAATCAGAATATATCTGGTCTGATGCTGATTGGCCACCAAATGGTTGGGCAGGTGCTGAATCAACTCCAGTTCCAACTTGTGTTTCTCCTGGTGTTGGtcttgggagcaagaaaggggcACACCTTGGGTTGGGTGGGGCAACCCTTGGCATGGGTTCTTTAGCAAGACCAAGGAGAGACTTGACAGGCGGTGGAGCATTTGGTATTCCAGGTTATGCTGGTATTGGTGCCTCTGGCTTAGGTTGGGAAGTACAGGAGGATTTTGAGGAGTTTGTTGACCCACCAGCTACCTTGGAAAATATAAGTACAAGGGCTTTCTGTAGTCACCCCTCAAGACCCTTTTTTCTGGTTGGATCCAGCAATACTCACATTTACTTGTGGGAG TTTGGTAAGGACAAAGCCACTGCAACTTATGGTGTGCTCCCTGCTGCAAATGTTCCTCCGCCATATGCCCTTGCATCAATATCAGCTTTGCAGTTTGATCACTGTGGACACAGGTTTGCTACAGCTGCATTAGATGGAACTGTATGCACATGGCAGCTTGAGGTTGGAGGAAGAAGCAACATCCGCCCAACAGAATCATCTCTCTGCTTTAATGGCCATGCATC GGATGTTGCATATGTTACCTCAAGTGGATCAGTTGTTGCTGCTGCTGGATATAGCTCCAATGGTGTTAATGTAGTTGTCTGGGATACGTTGGCTCCTCCCACAACTTCACGAGCTTCAATTGTTCGTCATGAAG GTGGTGCTCGCTCCATTTCAGTGTTTGATCACGACATTGGAAGTGGTTCCATATCTCCCCTTATTGTAACTGGTGGTAGAGGTGGTGATGTTGGACTTCATGACTTTCGGTACATAGCAACTGGAAGGACTAAAAGGCATAGGCATTTTGATAATGGTGATGGAAGAAGCAATATGCCTTCTAATATGGACTTGCAAGCAGGGGTTGGTAAGAAAGTAGGTGACCAGAATCAGAACGGGATGCTTTGGTACATACCAAAGGCTCACTTGG GAAGTGTCACCAAAATATCCACCATCCCTCATACCAGCTTATTCTTAACTGGAAGCAAAGATGGAGATGTTAAACTTTGGGATGCCAAAGCGGCCAAACTGGTTTATCATTGGCCCAAGTTGCATGAAAGGCGCACCTTTTTGCAACCGAGCTCACGTGGTTTTGGCGGAGTTGTTAGG GCTGCAGTAACAGACATACAAGTTGTTTCTCATGGTTTTCTTACTTGTGGTGGAGATGGCTTGGTAAAGTTGGTTCAGCTTAAAGATAACCTGTTTGAGAAATAA